DNA from Leptolyngbya iicbica LK:
CGTTCCGACCTACCCGCCGCCGCCCAAGACCCCATCGTGCGGCGACTGAACTTTGAAGGTGGCCCGATTTTGACGTATGCGGTGACCTCTGATCAGCGATCGGTGGAAGAACTGAGCGAACTGGTGGATCAGGAGATCAGCCGCAGCTTGCTCTCCGTATCCGGCGTCGCCCAAGTTGATCGCATCGGCGGCGTCGATCCAGAAATTCGGGTCGATCTGAACCCCAAACAGTTGGACGCCCTGGGCATTACCGCCACCCAAGTCAACGATCAGATTCGTGCCCTCAATATCAACCTGCCCAGCGGTCGTGCCACCTTGGGCCAGCAAGAGCAGGGCCTCCGCACGCTGGGCAGCGCCCCCACGGTCGAAGCCCTCGCCAATTATCAGATTCAACTGCCCAACGGCACCGCGGTGCCCCTCAATAGTTTGGGCACCGTTGAGCAAGGCTACGCCGAAACCCGTCAGGCCGCGTATTTAGATAATCAGGGAGTGGTCTCTTTCTCGGTGTTACGCAGTACTGGCAGCGTTCTGGTTGCCGTCGAGGAAGGGGTAACCGCGCAGATTGCGGAGTTAGAAGCCACTTTGCCCGAAGACATCGAGTTTCAGCTCATCTTTACCCGCGCCACGGAAATTCGGGATTCTTATCGCGCCTCCATTGATGCGTTGATCATTGGCTGCATTCTCGCGGTCGTAGTGGTGGGTGTCTTTTTACGCGACTGGCGCGCCACCCTCATTACGGCAGCTGCTCTGCCCCTATCCATCATTCCCACCTTTATCGTGCTCGACTGGCTGGGCTACACCCTCAACAGCATGTCATTGCTGGGCCTGACCCTTGCCGTAGGCAATTTAGTGGATGACGCGATCGTGGAAATCGAAAACGTCGAGCGTCACATCCGCATGGGTAAGCCGCCGTTCCAGGCGGCACTAGACTCCACTTCAGAAGTGGGCCTCGCCGTGGTCACAACGACCGCCACCATCGTCGCGGTGTTCATTCCCGTTGCTTTCATGGGCGGTATTCCCGGCCAGTTCTTCAAGCCCTTTGGCGTTACAGTCGCCACAGCCACCATGTTCTCAACCCTGGTAGCCCGCTTGATGACGCCGATGATGGCTGCTTACCTACTCAAGTCAAAACCGGCGACCGTCCAGCCTGCATCTAGCACCAACGGCAATGGCAATGGCAATGGCAATGGCAATGGCAATGGCAATGGCAATGGCAATGGGAACGGTCAACTGAATGGTTACGGCAAGCCTGATCGCCGCTTTCACCCTTATCAAACATTGCTCAGGGCAGGCTTACGCCACCGTCTGCTGACCATCGTCCTCGCTGTGATGTTCTTTATTGGCAGCCTGATGCTGGTGCCCTACATTCCCACCAGCCTGTTTGAATCCGGCGACACTGGGCTGTCAACCATCAATGTCGAACTGCCCCCCGGCTCCACCCTACGCAATACTCACCAAGTCACCGAACGCTTGACTACCGAACTGTTGCAGCATGAGGCCGTTGCCACGGTGCTGTCCTCAGAAGGGACTGAGGGCGTTAATACGGCGTCGATGTTCGTCAATCTCAAGCCGCAGAACGAACGCGCCGCTTCCCAGGCTGACTTTGAGCAAGAGGCCCGCCAACTTTTCCAAACGATTCCCGGAGCCCGGGTAAGCTTCCAGAGTCAGGGCGCAGGCGGTGAGAGCAAAGACCTGACCATCATTCTCAAGGGAGATAACCCCAGCACGCTGCTGGAATCGTCCAACGCGCTCACCCGACAAATGCGAGAAATCCCCGGACTGGTGGAAGTGACCTCTAGCGCGAGCCTGGTGAAACCGGAAATCCTGATTACTCCGGATCCCTTGCGAGCGGCAGACTTGGGCGTGTCGGTCCAGGCGATCGCCAACACTGCCTTTCTCGCCACCCTGGGCGATACCGAATCGAACCTGGCGGAATTTACATTGGGCGATCGGCAAATCCCCATTCGGGTACAGCTCGACCCCGCTGAGCGCGACCAACTCGATACCCTCCGCCAGCTCAAAGTGCCCGGCCAGAATGGCAACCTGGTGCCCCTCATCGCTGTCGCCGACATCGCCTTTGGTAGCGGCCCGGCCCAAATCGATCGCTTCGATCGCGCCCGTCAGGTCACTATTGGCGGCAACCTCCAGGGCATCACCCTCGGTCAGGGACTCGCCCTCGTTAACGACCTCCCGGCCCTCAATAACCTGCCCGCCGATGTGCAGCAACAGCCCGCCGGTGACGCCGAAATTATGGCGGAAATCTTCAGCCGTTTCCTCCTGGCCCTCGGCACCGCCGTCCTAATGATTTACGCGGTGCTGGTGCTGCTGTACAACAACTTCCTCTATCCCTTTGCGGTGATGGCGGCGCTGCCCCTATCCATCGGTGGCGCCCTCATGGGCTTGCTCATTGCCCAAAAACCTCTGGGCCTCTTTGCCCTCATCGGTATCGTGCTGCTCATGGGCCTCGTCACCAAAAACGCTATTCTGCTTGTGGACTACGCCCTCATCGCCAAACAGCAAGGCAAGACCCGGAAGCAGTCCGTTATGGAAGCGGGCACCACGCGCCTGCGCCCCATCCTCATGACCTCCATTTCCACCATGGCCGGGATGGTGCCCATTGCGCTGGAGCTCGGAGCCGCCGGAGAAACCCGCAGCCCGATGGCGATCGCGGTCATTGGCGGCTTCACCACGTCTACGCTGCTGACGCTGGTGGTGGTGCCCGTGTTCTTCACCTATATTGACCAGTTCCAGGGGGCGATCGGGCGTCTCTTCCGCCGTCTCAAAGGCCCCGACGCCGCCGAACCCGTTTACAAAGCGTTAGAACCTGATAAAACTCCGATGGGAAAATAGCCGTATAATATAGGTTCACTGCGGGTGTAGTTCAGTGGTAGAACGTCAGCTTCCCAAGCTGAATGTCGACGGTTCGAGTCCGTTCACCCGCTTTCAAGCATTACAGCCTCAAACGCCATCCAGGAAACAGCTTCAGCCATCAAGGTGTTGATTGATTTCCAGGAGAATGGTGGAGAGGTTAGGTCACTTTGGGCCAGTTTGGGTGTAAAAACTGGTACGAAATTGGTATAAAACACCGGGCACGAAAAGCGGATGGAGTGGGTCAGGGTTAACCGTGACTAACAGTGAGGATGCAGGCGATGTACTTTACCCACCTTCCGAATTATGGCCAAAGGACAAGTCAAGATTGAAGCTTACGCCGAACGCTTACGCTTGAGATGGAGCTATCGGAGCAAGCGCTATTGTTTGTCAGTCGGGTTGCCGGACAGCATCATTAATCGCAAAGTCGCGGCGCAAAAAGCCCAGCAGATTGAATTGGACATGCTCAGTGGTAACTTTGATCCCACTTTGCAGAAATACAAGCCTGAAGATCCACTTCCGATGGTTGCGACTGGGTCTCAGAAAACTCAGACTTATACCGACGTTTTTAAGCAGCACTGGGATGAGTTTGTGGAAGATAAGGGGCAGCGGCTAGACAACCCCTTCACCATCGTGGGTATGTACAACCCGATTCCCAAAAAGGTGCATAATTTCGGGCGCAAGATTATTGGCCGCCGTGAAGCCCAAGAGTTCGTCACTTTCATGCTGCAGAGTGCTTCTCCCGCCACCATTAAGAAACAGGTGATCATCCTGAATGATTTTGGCAACTGGGTGCAGCAGAATAAGCTGGTGGAGGCAGGCTGGGAAAATCCGTTTACCGGGTTGACGGAGATGTGCCACCTGGTGCCACCGCTTAAAGTTCCTCCCTTCAGCGAAGCGGAAATTAAGCAGATCATCGATACCTTTCGCAACGATCGCTACTACACTCATTACACCAACTATGTGCGGTTCTTATTTATGACGGGCTGTAGAACCAGTGAGGCCATCGGCCTCCAGTGGAAGCATATCCGTCGCGACTTTACCGGAATCACGTTTAACGAAACCCTGGTGCGTAAGGGCACCGGCACGGCTCGCTTGCGAAAGGCCACCAAAACGAATCGGGCTCGGTTTTTCCCGTGTAACGATGACCTACAGAACCTGTTGTTAACCATTCGCCCTGAAGACTATAAGCCCGATACCCTGGTCTTTCCCAGCCCGAAGGGTAAACCGATTGATGCGACCAACTTCCTAAATCGGGCCTGGCAGAGCATTTTGAAGAAGTGCGGCATGACTCAAGAAAACGGGCTGTATCGCACCCAGTACAACACCCGGCACACGTTCATTAGCCACATGTTAGCGAAGGGGATGTCGGTGATTGAGGTGGCCAAGCTGACCGGCCATGACCCTAAAATTCTGTTGGAGCACTATGCTGGCCTCATTAGTCAGATTGAGGTGCCCACGTTCTTTTAGGGGTTGGTGGTTGCCGAGGAGCGCTATCCGTCATGACCTGGAACACCCATTTGGGCAAGCGCGTGCTGGAGGGGGCAGAGGCTAAGTTTTACCTGCACATTCTCCAGGCGGCGGTTGAGTGCAGCCAGGAAGCGGCTGAATTCGACGATGTAGAGGTTATCACTGGAGACCGCATCTTCGACAGCGCCAGTTTTGAGCAGCGGGTGGTGTTGTGGCATCGGTGCCTGGAGGCGTTACTCAAGCCCGAGGTGCCGGTGCCACCCCTTACCAATGTGCTCGAAGCGGCAGCCCATTACCCTTTCGTTTGGTTGACCCAACGGGTAGAGGATGAAATCGCCTTCGCTGACTGTATTGAGGAGGATAGCGATCCGTTTTACTGGCGAAGACTGATGTGGGAAACCCTGAACGCCCTGGGAATGCTCAAGGTTTTAGAAGCCGAGTTTGACGATGAGGACGACATTCTACCCATTGAGGTGGAATGTGAAGACTCGCTGGAATGGGAAAGCTGTATTGATGAGTTAGCTGACCGCATCTTTTGGGACCGCGATTGGCAAGTGACCTATGCCCATCCTCAGTTGTTGGACGGCATTGAAGATGAGTTTGCGAACCAAACTGGGATTTCGGAAGCGTATATCCAGAATCGCCTGCCGCTAGTGACGGAGGCAGATGCTAAACAAGCACTTCAACAAATTTGTGACTGGAAGTGTTAGCTACTGAGGCAAAGCCAAACTCCTCGGGTGATTTCTGTGGGCTGACTTCTTTCAGAAATGTTGGATTTAGAGTTTCTGACCACTCCAAACAATCTTCCCCATCAGGCTTAATTCATTGGATTCATCAGGCAATCCAATTGCAAAAGTCTCATAGGCAGAATGATCACTTAAAACTCTCAGGATCTTGCCTGCGACATATTGCAGACGTTTCACCAAAATACGATCGCCCAGCTTCACCAAATAAATACCGTGATTGACAGTGGCAAGATCGCGATCTCTCGTATCGATCAGAACCAAATCTCCCATATGTAAAGTCGGTTCCATACTGTCGTCTGGCATCTGAGTTAGGAGCAAGTTGTCAAACGAGTCGGGGAACTGTTTTTGAAGCCAATCAGTCTCAAAAGCTAGTGGATTTTTGTAGGTATACTTTTCGGCTAGCGATATCGTCGACTCTTTTATTGTCGCTGAACCAGCCGCCAGCCACTCCAGGTTGACATTGGCCGTGCGAGCTATAGCGAGTAGAGCGGGTCGGGTTGGTTCGCTTTGTCCATTCAGATACTGCCGTAGCACTGTGTCCGAGAACCCGCATTCGCGGGCAAACCCGCGAATACTTTGATCCCCAAGAGCTTGCTTTAATCGTACCGGAAACGTTTCAGCGCTTTCGACATCCGCCTGTTTCCCCTCAGAGGTTGGGTTAGTCATTTGTCACTCGTTCGTTGACCACAGTTGCAAATTATAGTTCTTGACATGCAATTTATAAATTGCTAGCCTCATCGATATCGTGATGGAGCTTGAATTCTATGCATGTAGAAGACATTAAAGCAGCTCTGCGGAAGCAGGGATGGACTCTAGCTAGCATCGCCGAAGAACTCAACATCGGTCCCTCGGCAGTGTCCCATGCTTTGACCCGACAGCGATCGCGCCGAATCGAGCAGGTTATTGCCAGCAAACTTGGCCTGTCTCCCCATGAGATTTGGCCCCAGCGGTACAAACGAGGAAAGGTAAGCCATGCCCCAATTTGTCAGCAAACAGGAAGCCATTCAATATCTCAAGCTCAGCGACTCGACTCTAAAACGTTATCGCTTGCAGGGACTGCTGGTCGAGGGCATTCACTGGGTTCGAGTTAATAGCCGCTGCATCCGCTACAACCTAGAGCTGATTCAAGATTGGCTACACAATCGTCATGACCCCATTGCTCACCAAAGGGCTATTCACATCTACCAGTCCAGTTTGTTAAGCAACCAAAAGAAATCATCTCAGCGAGTCTCTTCAAAGCGAACTTAAGGTTGTAAAACGGACAAAAACTTCTTGAGAATTCATCAATAGATTGAACCCTCTTCTGAAAAAGCTAGCTAAACCAGGAGAGTAAAAAAATACACCCTAAACATTAGATCGCCAGGGTGCATCGCTTTTGCTTTTTGTCTTTTTAGCTGGGTCAATCAACAATTTGAAGAGGTTTGCCAGAACCGCTTCAGAGATCTCCCTGCTAGTAAAACTGGTGTTTTCAACTATAGCAAAGTTGCTGAGAATGTCTATAAAAAAGATGCAGCTTTGGTCATAGCTTTACTAAGAATTAGCAGCTTGAGATTGATGACCCAGCTTCTGGAATCAGGAGCTGACAATGACACAGTATGTTTACTCGGGGCGATCTCGCCCTTGTCCGATTTGCGATCGCACCAAGGACCCAGACTGCCGCTGGAATGAGGAGGTGGTCTTCTGTCATAGCCATATCGACCAGGATGCGAATGTTGAGGGCTATGTCTATCGCAGGGCAACCGCTGATGGTCTGTGGGGGCAGTATTTCTGGGCATCAGCCCAGTCAGAGAAGCCTGCTCGTCCCCAGCAGCGGCAGGACTTCTTTTATCCGACGCGGCAGGGCCAGCCCCTAGTGAAGGTGACGCGGGTGGATCGCGGGAGTGGCACTAAGTTCTTTGTTCAGTACCACTGGGATGGGCAACGGTGGGTGAAGGGGCTGACGCCAGCAGTTCGAAAGCAGGTGCCAATTTATCGCTATGCGGAAGTGAGACGGGCAATTGCCGCAGGCCAATCCATTTGGATGGTGGAGGGAGAAGGCTGCGCGGATGCGTTGTGGAATATTGGTATTCCGGCAACGACAACGCTGGGTGGCTCTAAGAAGTATCGCAGTTATGGCGACTATGCCCATGACTTGGAGGGAGCTTATCTGGTGTTGTGCCCGGATCGCGACCAGGTCGGCATGGCTCACATGGAAGAGATTGCCCAGGATTTTCCGGACGCTCAGTGGTGCTATCCCTACCCGGAGAGTCTGCGCTGGCAAAACCTGCCTAAGCATGGCGGGCTTGACATTGCGGATTGGATAGTGGAGGGCGCAACGGCTGAGCAGATTCGAGCGGCGGTTGGAGCAAAGCGGGAACTGACAACAGTTCAAGCGGTTCCCAAAACGCTAGATGTGGCTGGACTGCAAGACCAGATTCGTCATTACCTGGCAGCGGCTCCCTCTGAGTTGGAACTATCAGCCCGTGTTTTGCAGTGGCATCGGGAAACCCAGTTGACCGTCAAAGACCTCTGGAGTTTGGTTAAACCGTTGCAGGCGGACCTGGAGCAGCAAGAAGAGCGGGGCGATCGCATTGCTGAAATTCACACGCTGCTGAAGATTGGCGACTATCAACTGGTTTTGGGTGATTTTCTGCCTGCCGAATTGGCGCATTCTTTAGAACGCATTTCTAGCTGGATTGGGGCAACCCCAGCGGCGATGTTGGTGACGCTACTCCCCGTTGCCGCTTCGCTGTTGCCCATCGGTACGGAACTAGAAATTGATGCAGGCATGGGCTTTTACGCGCCGCCAATTCTGTTCACAGGGTTGGTAGCCCCCTCGGGCACGAAGAAGAGTCCGATTCAGCGACAGATTTTGGGGCCGCTGCTGCGCTTGCAGGCAGAAGCCGATCAGGACTATGACCATGAAATTGCTGCGTATGAGGTCGCGTTGCGAGAGTGGGATTTGACT
Protein-coding regions in this window:
- a CDS encoding efflux RND transporter permease subunit yields the protein MSFNVSGWSIRRPIPTLVLFLVLTLAGLVSFGKLGVDLNPNIDFPAVIVTVNQTGAGPEELETQVTKKVEDAVAGLGNIDELRSTITDGSSQTVISFDLGVDTDRATNDVRDAIARIRSDLPAAAQDPIVRRLNFEGGPILTYAVTSDQRSVEELSELVDQEISRSLLSVSGVAQVDRIGGVDPEIRVDLNPKQLDALGITATQVNDQIRALNINLPSGRATLGQQEQGLRTLGSAPTVEALANYQIQLPNGTAVPLNSLGTVEQGYAETRQAAYLDNQGVVSFSVLRSTGSVLVAVEEGVTAQIAELEATLPEDIEFQLIFTRATEIRDSYRASIDALIIGCILAVVVVGVFLRDWRATLITAAALPLSIIPTFIVLDWLGYTLNSMSLLGLTLAVGNLVDDAIVEIENVERHIRMGKPPFQAALDSTSEVGLAVVTTTATIVAVFIPVAFMGGIPGQFFKPFGVTVATATMFSTLVARLMTPMMAAYLLKSKPATVQPASSTNGNGNGNGNGNGNGNGNGNGNGQLNGYGKPDRRFHPYQTLLRAGLRHRLLTIVLAVMFFIGSLMLVPYIPTSLFESGDTGLSTINVELPPGSTLRNTHQVTERLTTELLQHEAVATVLSSEGTEGVNTASMFVNLKPQNERAASQADFEQEARQLFQTIPGARVSFQSQGAGGESKDLTIILKGDNPSTLLESSNALTRQMREIPGLVEVTSSASLVKPEILITPDPLRAADLGVSVQAIANTAFLATLGDTESNLAEFTLGDRQIPIRVQLDPAERDQLDTLRQLKVPGQNGNLVPLIAVADIAFGSGPAQIDRFDRARQVTIGGNLQGITLGQGLALVNDLPALNNLPADVQQQPAGDAEIMAEIFSRFLLALGTAVLMIYAVLVLLYNNFLYPFAVMAALPLSIGGALMGLLIAQKPLGLFALIGIVLLMGLVTKNAILLVDYALIAKQQGKTRKQSVMEAGTTRLRPILMTSISTMAGMVPIALELGAAGETRSPMAIAVIGGFTTSTLLTLVVVPVFFTYIDQFQGAIGRLFRRLKGPDAAEPVYKALEPDKTPMGK
- a CDS encoding helix-turn-helix transcriptional regulator, whose protein sequence is MPQFVSKQEAIQYLKLSDSTLKRYRLQGLLVEGIHWVRVNSRCIRYNLELIQDWLHNRHDPIAHQRAIHIYQSSLLSNQKKSSQRVSSKRT
- a CDS encoding helix-turn-helix domain-containing protein, whose product is MHVEDIKAALRKQGWTLASIAEELNIGPSAVSHALTRQRSRRIEQVIASKLGLSPHEIWPQRYKRGKVSHAPICQQTGSHSISQAQRLDSKTLSLAGTAGRGHSLGSS
- a CDS encoding LexA family transcriptional regulator: MTNPTSEGKQADVESAETFPVRLKQALGDQSIRGFARECGFSDTVLRQYLNGQSEPTRPALLAIARTANVNLEWLAAGSATIKESTISLAEKYTYKNPLAFETDWLQKQFPDSFDNLLLTQMPDDSMEPTLHMGDLVLIDTRDRDLATVNHGIYLVKLGDRILVKRLQYVAGKILRVLSDHSAYETFAIGLPDESNELSLMGKIVWSGQKL
- a CDS encoding DUF3987 domain-containing protein is translated as MTQYVYSGRSRPCPICDRTKDPDCRWNEEVVFCHSHIDQDANVEGYVYRRATADGLWGQYFWASAQSEKPARPQQRQDFFYPTRQGQPLVKVTRVDRGSGTKFFVQYHWDGQRWVKGLTPAVRKQVPIYRYAEVRRAIAAGQSIWMVEGEGCADALWNIGIPATTTLGGSKKYRSYGDYAHDLEGAYLVLCPDRDQVGMAHMEEIAQDFPDAQWCYPYPESLRWQNLPKHGGLDIADWIVEGATAEQIRAAVGAKRELTTVQAVPKTLDVAGLQDQIRHYLAAAPSELELSARVLQWHRETQLTVKDLWSLVKPLQADLEQQEERGDRIAEIHTLLKIGDYQLVLGDFLPAELAHSLERISSWIGATPAAMLVTLLPVAASLLPIGTELEIDAGMGFYAPPILFTGLVAPSGTKKSPIQRQILGPLLRLQAEADQDYDHEIAAYEVALREWDLTKPEDRGPRPRKPSPREYHTADATREALARIQSQQPDRGILVTPDELAALFKGQNQYRNGRGHDKESLLTAFDGSGLKVDRASGVRISLPRTSLSITGTIQPDILREMMGDFSDASGQWARFLWCLLPLKPAPFPRQTQPDDLSEQLYGIYQRLAGFPPRCYRLSPEAKRAFADWYDQLDQLRITETHQGLQAVYAKMQGYTGRLALILHCLNAAVERRQPDEAVSVESVRSAIKLVRWFMGQVKLLYAEGETAWGVWEPIYTKLIQLSRVRGWLTARDVRNFERSLRKASSDIIRSHFRELEAMGYGETSGEGQRLRWRTTVEAVDSSREV
- a CDS encoding site-specific integrase; this translates as MAKGQVKIEAYAERLRLRWSYRSKRYCLSVGLPDSIINRKVAAQKAQQIELDMLSGNFDPTLQKYKPEDPLPMVATGSQKTQTYTDVFKQHWDEFVEDKGQRLDNPFTIVGMYNPIPKKVHNFGRKIIGRREAQEFVTFMLQSASPATIKKQVIILNDFGNWVQQNKLVEAGWENPFTGLTEMCHLVPPLKVPPFSEAEIKQIIDTFRNDRYYTHYTNYVRFLFMTGCRTSEAIGLQWKHIRRDFTGITFNETLVRKGTGTARLRKATKTNRARFFPCNDDLQNLLLTIRPEDYKPDTLVFPSPKGKPIDATNFLNRAWQSILKKCGMTQENGLYRTQYNTRHTFISHMLAKGMSVIEVAKLTGHDPKILLEHYAGLISQIEVPTFF